Proteins encoded in a region of the Ptychodera flava strain L36383 chromosome 4, AS_Pfla_20210202, whole genome shotgun sequence genome:
- the LOC139131009 gene encoding uncharacterized protein has product MMRLAFVIFALPILSANGLQEASPNTNALLDKMSNFFNEVNAIHMVLQGLRHTVDARYSETMTSGILLKIDELQREIDTVENRLDLLTNVPDLVGVKPLLQQIVEFARKVSTIKTKENAKVTSWTRSNNRIPVVLNQLESIEYQLLMDMRTLTSARRCMKLDGNLQRLETEAKRRLETNQAMLPSPPAPSLKDLKYQLENSQNYEELMDLQIPEELLDYVNDTQGILDQVFCYRSGKVRKRTRRNVVTGVPGHGTSPFGKFRQLIGSLRRRNDCSTIGHSLQRAVCETLESGNLNGAEEKEFKRVVQQIQSGRTTGIVVSSKRMQSAVKNFLSRLNKEESFAVKTKDDLPNQLHTIRRGDCSVWSDPIDRAICETRREEDLDANEEAELRVAAKKIQSGSSSISVSSKRLEEAVKTFLDNWDHDIKVSLEDRRDVSTGVTQDRLVGWYDDLRNRPRREAAEVCFSLSAYLKNSNLYQVPDDVFDDIEDALGQLESPPVVVFPVIPNRDNFVDAKLLPWTLGRTNKDIQELKSTLASNVKFDRNLLAECKSPTDWED; this is encoded by the exons ATGATGCGACTAGCGTTCGTCATCTTTGCCCTGCCCATCCTCTCCGCCAATGGTCTGCAGGAAGCCTCGCCGAACACAAATGCGCTGCTCGACAAGATGTCGAATTTCTTCAACGAGGTCAACGCCATTCACATGGTTCTCCAGGGCCTCCGTCACACCGTAGACGCCCGCTACAGCGAGACTATGACCTCGGGGATTCTTCTGAAGATAGACGAACTCCAGCGGGAAATCGACACAGTCGAAAACAGGTTGGATTTGCTCACCAACGTGCCGGATCTGGTCGGCGTGAAGCCACTTTTGCAGCAAATTGTGGAATTTGCACGCAAG GTTTCTACGATTAAAACGAAGGAGAATGCCAAAGTAACTTCGTGGACGCGAAGTAACAACAGAATCCCAGTTGTTCTCAACCAGTTGGAGAGTATCGAATACCAATTGCTCATGG ATATGCGCACACTTACGTCAGCGAGGCGATGCATGAAACTGGACGGCAATTTGCAGCGTTTGGAGACCGAAGCAAAGAGACGTTTAGAGACCAACCAAGCCATGCTTCCGTCACCGCCCGCTCCATCACTAAAGGATTTGAAATATCAGCTCGAGAATAGTCAAAACTATGAAG AGCTAATGGATCTACAGATTCCAGAAGAGTTGCTTGATTACGTAAATGATACACAAGGAATACTCGACCAAGTTTTCTGTTATAGATCCGGAAAAGTTCGAAAGAGGACGAGGAGGAATGTCGTGACAGGAGTGCCGGGACATGGAACAAGTCCATTCGGGAAATTTCGCCAACTGATTGGGAGTCTCCGACGAAGGAACGATTGCTCAACTATTGGGCATTCCCTGCAAAGGGCCGTTTGTGAAACATTGGAATCCGGAAACCTCAACggggctgaagagaaagaattTAAAAGGGTAGTTCAGCAGATACAGAGTGGCAGAACCACTGGCATTGTCGTATCTTCAAAGCGAATGCAAAGCGCGGTGAAAAACTTCCTGAGCAGGTTGAATAAGGAGGAATCTTTTGCTGTCAAGACCAAGGATGACCTTCCCAATCAACTGCACACGATTCGGCGGGGCGATTGTTCAGTGTGGTCGGACCCTATAGATAGGGCCATCTGTGAAACTCGACGCGAGGAAGACTTGGATGCGAACGAGGAGGCTGAACTGAGAGTAGCGGCGAAAAAGATTCAGAGTGGAAGCTCGAGTATTTCAGTTTCGTCGAAGCGACTGGAAGAAGCCGTAAAGACCTTCCTTGACAATTGGGATCACGATATCAAGGTGTCTCTTGAGGATAGACGAGATGTCAGCACTGGCGTTACCCAGGACCGTCTTGTAGGGTG GTACGATGATTTGCGAAACAGGCCAAGGAGAGAGGCTGCCGAGGTGTGCTTTTCACTGTCAGCGTATTTGAAAAACAGCAACCTGTACCAGGTCCCAGACGACGTTTTTGACGACATAGAGGATGCCCTAGGACAACTCGAATCGCCTCCTGTCGTTGTGTTCCCGGTTATTCCAAACAGAGATAATTTCGTTGACGCCAAGCTGCTGCCGTGGACTTTAGGGCGAACAAACAAGGATATACAGGAGTTGAAGTCCACCCTTGCCTCGAACGTGAAGTTCGACCGCAACCTGCTTGCTGAATGTAAATC GCCCACTGACTGGGAAGACTGA
- the LOC139132093 gene encoding kappa-type opioid receptor-like: protein MANTTTVRASGVCFPDLAVPVVIPALHAAAVSLISITGVLGNFFILVFIYTFCRSSLDRQPVTLFYGNLALADLMTSLFYQPLMVVSIVNNEFPFSGDVCRLVTIAFSMIPGVMTIFTQTAMALYSFVRTRNATRPSLRGSSKKKILTVCVLVWLLAVVVFLPWLVIPKEFPFEYDFRVNTCFVAVNPHHLTIIGFIIPSIIITFSYTYVFLATRSRLLKGQSKVSPLRNDVEDMINRARAIRQQKAAVKVAKNSLILCAAYYLCWLPIHIKQFLDHGCSFFSHTALHRFAVTSLFMNTTINTALYAWRNRNFPRGVLAILTCRIHKHKLQLAGALPRKAAPAEGDHAHQPNNSGTTNALPLTSTYIAEGYANVSRSRASMIRNTVQASSAECSGSHDTYRL, encoded by the coding sequence ATGGCAAACACGACAACTGTCAGAGCCTCAGGAGTCTGTTTTCCTGACCTGGCAGTTCCCGTCGTGATTCCTGCACTACATGCCGCCGCTGTGTCACTCATATCCATCACGGGCGTTCTCGGTAACTTCTTCATACTCGTCTTCATCTACACTTTTTGTCGAAGCTCTTTAGACAGACAACCGGTAACGCTCTTTTACGGCAACTTGGCCCTGGCGGATTTAATGACGTCCCTTTTCTACCAGCCGTTGATGGTGGTGTCCATTGTCAACAACGAATTTCCCTTCAGCGGAGACGTCTGTCGTCTCGTCACTATAGCTTTCTCGATGATACCCGGTGTAATGACGATCTTCACCCAAACTGCGATGGCTCTGTACAGCTTTGTGCGCACCCGCAATGCTACCAGGCCGTCGCTTCGCGGGTCAAGTAAGAAGAAGATTCTCACAGTTTGTGTTCTCGTGTGGCTTTTGGCCGTTGTCGTGTTCCTTCCCTGGTTGGTCATACCAAAAGAATTTCCGTTCGAATACGACTTTCGGGTGAACACATGTTTCGTTGCGGTAAACCCTCACCATTTAACCATCATCGGATTCATCATACCATCGATCATAATCACATTCTCCTACACATACGTTTTCCTTGCGACGCGCTCTCGATTGCTGAAAGGTCAGTCAAAAGTCTCACCGCTACGAAACGATGTTGAAGATATGATCAATCGAGCGAGAGCTATTCGGCAGCAGAAAGCCGCAGTTAAAGTCGCTAAGAATTCATTGATTCTATGTGCCGCGTACTACCTCTGCTGGCTGCCTATACACATCAAACAGTTCCTGGATCACGGCTGCAGTTTCTTCAGTCACACGGCACTGCACCGATTTGCTGTAACTAGCCTGTTTATGAACACAACGATAAACACGGCTTTGTACGCCTGGAGGAATCGGAACTTCCCGAGGGGCGTTTTGGCGATTTTGACATGCCGCATTCATAAGCATAAACTTCAACTCGCTGGCGCCTTACCACGGAAGGCGGCCCCGGCAGAGGGAGATCACGCCCACCAGCCCAACAACAGTGGCACCACAAATGCTCTTCCGCTAACGTCAACATACATTGCCGAAGGCTACGCAAATGTATCGCGTTCTAGGGCCTCGATGATTCGAAACACTGTCCAAGCAAGTTCCGCTGAGTGTTCTGGGTCCCACGACACCTACAGACTCTGA